A section of the Mergibacter septicus genome encodes:
- a CDS encoding DUF413 domain-containing protein, with product MAESFVTTRRFFDDKNYPRGFSRHGDYTIRESQALENHGQAFLELEQGKRQPQTEEEKCFVAFCQGERPAETFFEKTWQKYRNRISHIKRVYTLSGVAATDNLDDYSAE from the coding sequence ATGGCAGAAAGTTTTGTTACAACCCGCCGTTTCTTTGATGATAAAAATTACCCTCGTGGTTTTTCTCGCCACGGTGATTATACCATTCGAGAATCCCAAGCATTAGAAAACCATGGCCAAGCGTTTTTAGAATTAGAACAAGGTAAACGCCAACCACAAACTGAAGAAGAAAAATGTTTTGTTGCTTTCTGCCAAGGTGAACGCCCTGCAGAAACCTTTTTTGAAAAAACGTGGCAAAAATATCGTAATCGTATCTCACACATCAAAAGAGTTTACACTTTATCTGGTGTAGCTGCCACCGATAATCTTGACGATTATTCTGCCGAATAA
- the fadR gene encoding fatty acid metabolism transcriptional regulator FadR — protein MSPKDDLLKSQSPAGLAEEYIIRCIWNNQFPPGSDLPSERTLAEKIGITRTTLREALQRMARDGWLNIQHGKPTKVNNVWETSGLNILEVLIRLDGTRIPALISNVLSARTNIASIYIRKAFKIAQKDSLAVFKPLEHLEDTAAAYTQFDYDLFRKLAFASGNPIYGLILNSLKGLYERVGLFYFSNPRGRDLAKWFYHQLLEICRNGEIDKVQTCIHQYGRESGIIWSAMQKQIPPDF, from the coding sequence ATGTCCCCAAAAGATGACTTATTAAAATCACAAAGTCCCGCTGGATTAGCCGAGGAATATATTATTAGGTGTATTTGGAATAATCAATTTCCACCCGGCTCCGATTTGCCCTCTGAACGAACATTAGCCGAAAAAATAGGGATAACACGTACAACCTTAAGAGAAGCTCTGCAAAGAATGGCTCGTGATGGCTGGTTAAATATCCAACATGGCAAACCAACCAAAGTAAATAACGTTTGGGAAACATCAGGGCTAAATATTTTAGAGGTGTTAATCCGTCTTGATGGTACCAGAATCCCAGCATTAATTTCGAATGTTTTATCTGCTCGAACCAATATAGCATCAATTTATATCCGTAAAGCATTTAAAATAGCCCAAAAAGATTCTCTAGCCGTGTTTAAACCACTAGAACATCTAGAAGATACCGCTGCAGCATATACCCAATTTGATTATGATCTTTTCCGTAAACTTGCTTTTGCTTCAGGTAACCCAATTTATGGGCTTATCTTAAACAGTTTAAAAGGCTTATACGAAAGGGTCGGTTTATTCTATTTCTCCAACCCTCGGGGGCGAGATCTTGCCAAATGGTTTTATCATCAATTATTAGAAATCTGCCGTAATGGTGAGATTGATAAAGTACAAACCTGTATCCATCAATATGGTAGAGAAAGTGGTATTATTTGGTCTGCCATGCAAAAACAAATTCCACCTGATTTTTAA
- the nhaB gene encoding sodium/proton antiporter NhaB, with product MDYCQAVTRNFLGNSPNWYKLVIILFLLLNPLVYFISPFIAGWLLVAEFIFTLAMALKCYPLQPGGLLAIEAVFIGMTHPEHIKHEILLNFEVILLLVFMVAGIYFMKQLLLFIFTKLLLSIRSKIKLSLAFCLSAAFLSAFLDALTVIAVIISVSIGFYGVYHKVASGMKFDDSTDITNDDKIVNSRKTLDDFRAFLRSLMMHAGVGTALGGVMTMVGEPQNLIIAEQAGWHFGEFFLRMLPITLPVLFCGIVTCILVEKFKVFGYGAKLPSKVWAVLAKLDRTQTEKMTKQEKVKLYFQAVIAIWLIIGLAFHLSMVGLIGLSVIIFVTAFCGITNEHVIGRAFQEALPFTALLVVFFTVVAVIIDQKLFAPIIEFVLSADQHIQLALFYIFNGLLSAISDNVFVGTVYISEAKAALEVGRISLQQFEAIAVAINVGTNLPSIATPNGQAAFLFLLTSSFAPLIRLSYGRMVYMALPYTLILTLMGLFCIEYLLEPVNSLMIAWGWLPN from the coding sequence ATGGATTACTGTCAAGCAGTTACACGCAATTTTTTAGGAAATAGTCCTAATTGGTATAAGTTAGTAATAATCTTATTTTTACTACTGAACCCTTTGGTATATTTTATTAGCCCTTTTATTGCAGGGTGGTTACTTGTTGCTGAATTTATTTTTACCCTAGCGATGGCATTAAAATGTTATCCTTTACAGCCAGGAGGATTGCTAGCAATAGAAGCTGTCTTTATTGGTATGACTCATCCTGAACATATTAAGCATGAAATTTTGCTTAATTTTGAAGTAATTTTATTATTGGTATTTATGGTAGCAGGGATCTATTTTATGAAGCAACTGTTACTTTTTATATTTACCAAGTTATTATTATCGATCCGTTCTAAAATTAAACTTTCACTTGCATTTTGTTTGAGTGCCGCATTCTTATCGGCGTTTTTAGATGCGTTAACTGTGATTGCAGTTATTATTAGCGTATCTATTGGATTTTATGGGGTATATCATAAAGTCGCTTCAGGTATGAAATTTGATGATTCAACAGATATTACGAACGATGATAAGATTGTCAATTCTCGTAAAACATTAGATGACTTTCGGGCTTTTTTACGTAGTTTAATGATGCACGCTGGTGTTGGGACTGCACTTGGCGGTGTTATGACTATGGTGGGAGAACCACAGAATTTAATTATTGCAGAGCAGGCAGGTTGGCATTTTGGTGAATTTTTCTTACGAATGTTACCTATTACTTTACCTGTTTTATTCTGTGGGATTGTTACTTGTATTTTAGTCGAAAAATTTAAAGTTTTTGGTTATGGCGCAAAGTTACCATCAAAAGTATGGGCTGTTTTAGCTAAATTAGATCGTACTCAAACTGAAAAAATGACCAAGCAAGAAAAGGTGAAATTATATTTTCAAGCGGTTATTGCAATTTGGTTAATTATCGGATTAGCCTTTCATTTATCGATGGTTGGGTTAATTGGATTGAGTGTAATTATTTTTGTGACGGCTTTTTGTGGCATTACTAATGAACATGTGATTGGTCGTGCTTTTCAGGAAGCATTACCTTTTACAGCACTCTTAGTCGTATTTTTTACTGTCGTGGCAGTGATTATCGATCAAAAGTTATTTGCCCCTATTATTGAGTTTGTCTTGAGTGCAGATCAACATATTCAATTAGCTTTATTTTATATTTTTAATGGATTACTCTCTGCTATTTCTGATAATGTATTTGTCGGTACTGTCTATATTAGTGAAGCGAAAGCGGCTTTAGAAGTTGGGCGAATTTCATTACAACAATTTGAAGCAATTGCTGTTGCAATTAATGTTGGTACGAATTTACCTTCAATTGCAACTCCAAATGGACAAGCTGCATTTTTATTTTTGTTAACGTCCTCTTTTGCACCATTAATTCGCTTATCATACGGGCGTATGGTATATATGGCGTTACCTTATACTCTGATACTCACTTTAATGGGACTATTTTGTATTGAATACTTATTAGAACCTGTAAATTCTTTAATGATAGCTTGGGGTTGGTTACCCAATTAA
- a CDS encoding ATP-binding protein encodes MGGLRRSLQHYIDWVIRLGRWRFSVLGIVVLATFAIFVQFSLSLVFLGGVNWTEISLSICFGLISAPFVIYFFNVLVEKLELSRQQLSESNSQLSELLKKLEYEIEQKNKAEMALTQKADFLRAFIDASPDLVFSRLNNSHFLDCNRAMELLTGKTKNELRQLSVEQIFSPEIANYIRETDRDVLAGNDSVTYEQWLQYPNKKWVCFEIRKVPYYDQIRQQHCLMGFGRDITERKRYQETIEKASRDKTALMATISHELRTPLNGIIGLSQILLDGDLNDEQRNYLQTINISAISLGHIFSDIIDLEKLDTRRIKLFYQETNFYHLLNNISNFATLMAQQKGLTFRLEYPKNLPDFISIDQARISQILWNLISNAVKFTPKGEICLQVKRLDSHHYSISVIDTGIGIPTAEQRKIFAMFYQVKGSENKALGSGIGLAISKRIARLMNGDLTVHSQLGEGSTFIFTFQADEIKKSTSSQQINLTNFSVLLVEDIQVNIIVARSILEKLGCKVEVATDGKTAIKKVHQTLYDLVLLDIHLPDMTGFEIAKKLHKSYQQEQLEFLPPLVALTANVVSDKQDYLCQGLDDVLQKPLSVDALFDCLKNILDLPQSESSETQSSFEKTDLPIINNCSKKIELEADVYDSELILALLEMLGSEIVLKNLQLFQQTMPTYLLESQNGYQIYLQQGERKVLADIAHKIKGAAAAIGLKRIQQLAQLAQEQQALEWQDNIAKWLEQITLYWQQDVTTLEKYIKLQVRENPVSK; translated from the coding sequence ATGGGCGGATTACGGCGGTCTTTACAGCATTATATTGATTGGGTTATCCGCCTAGGGCGATGGAGATTTTCAGTTTTAGGGATAGTTGTCCTCGCTACCTTTGCAATTTTTGTCCAATTTTCACTGAGTCTTGTTTTTCTGGGCGGGGTTAATTGGACTGAAATATCTCTTTCTATCTGCTTTGGTTTAATTTCAGCACCCTTTGTTATTTATTTTTTTAATGTTCTTGTTGAAAAGTTAGAGCTTTCTCGCCAGCAGTTAAGTGAGTCTAACTCACAACTTTCAGAGCTATTAAAAAAATTAGAATATGAGATAGAACAAAAAAATAAAGCTGAAATGGCGTTAACGCAGAAAGCAGATTTCTTACGGGCTTTTATTGATGCTTCGCCTGATTTAGTTTTTTCTCGTTTAAACAATAGTCATTTTTTAGATTGTAACCGAGCGATGGAATTGTTGACAGGTAAGACAAAAAATGAATTACGTCAACTCTCAGTAGAGCAGATCTTTTCTCCAGAGATTGCTAATTATATTAGAGAAACAGATCGAGATGTTTTAGCTGGAAATGATAGTGTCACTTATGAGCAGTGGTTACAATATCCTAACAAAAAATGGGTTTGTTTTGAAATCAGAAAAGTTCCCTACTATGATCAGATTCGGCAACAACATTGTTTGATGGGATTTGGACGTGATATTACTGAACGCAAACGTTATCAAGAGACAATTGAAAAAGCCAGCCGTGATAAAACCGCTTTAATGGCGACAATTAGCCATGAACTACGTACCCCATTAAATGGTATTATCGGTTTAAGCCAAATTTTACTTGATGGGGATTTAAATGATGAGCAACGTAATTACCTGCAAACAATTAATATCAGTGCGATCTCATTAGGGCATATTTTTAGCGATATTATTGATTTAGAAAAATTAGATACAAGACGGATTAAATTATTTTACCAAGAAACGAATTTTTATCATTTGTTAAATAATATTAGTAATTTTGCGACTTTAATGGCTCAACAAAAAGGACTTACCTTCCGACTGGAATATCCAAAAAATTTACCTGATTTTATCAGTATAGACCAAGCGAGAATATCTCAGATTTTATGGAATTTGATTAGTAATGCGGTGAAATTTACCCCTAAAGGTGAAATTTGTTTACAGGTTAAACGATTAGATTCACACCATTACAGCATATCTGTTATTGATACAGGAATAGGGATTCCTACTGCTGAACAACGCAAAATTTTTGCAATGTTTTATCAGGTTAAGGGAAGCGAAAATAAGGCGTTAGGTAGCGGTATTGGCTTGGCAATATCAAAACGGATTGCTCGATTGATGAATGGAGATTTAACCGTTCATAGTCAACTTGGGGAAGGATCTACTTTTATTTTTACTTTCCAAGCAGATGAAATTAAAAAATCAACTTCATCTCAACAGATTAATTTAACTAATTTTTCCGTGTTATTAGTGGAAGATATACAGGTTAATATCATTGTAGCTCGATCAATTTTAGAAAAACTAGGCTGTAAAGTAGAAGTGGCGACTGATGGTAAAACGGCGATTAAGAAGGTGCATCAGACGTTATATGATCTTGTGTTATTGGATATTCATTTGCCTGATATGACAGGATTTGAGATAGCTAAAAAGTTGCATAAAAGTTATCAGCAAGAACAGTTGGAATTTTTACCCCCATTAGTGGCGTTGACCGCAAATGTTGTTAGCGATAAACAAGATTATTTATGCCAAGGGTTAGATGATGTATTACAAAAACCTCTCTCGGTAGATGCTTTATTCGATTGTTTAAAAAATATATTGGATTTACCTCAAAGTGAAAGTAGCGAAACCCAATCATCTTTTGAGAAAACTGATCTTCCTATTATTAACAATTGTTCTAAAAAGATAGAATTAGAGGCTGATGTTTATGATAGCGAATTAATCTTGGCATTGCTTGAAATGTTAGGAAGTGAGATTGTATTAAAGAATTTGCAGTTATTTCAACAAACAATGCCGACTTATTTACTAGAGAGCCAAAATGGCTATCAAATCTATTTACAACAAGGGGAACGAAAAGTATTAGCGGATATTGCACATAAAATTAAAGGTGCAGCAGCCGCCATAGGTTTAAAACGTATTCAACAACTAGCCCAATTAGCTCAAGAGCAGCAGGCACTGGAATGGCAAGACAATATTGCTAAATGGCTAGAGCAGATTACACTGTATTGGCAACAAGATGTTACTACATTGGAAAAGTATATTAAATTACAAGTACGGGAAAACCCCGTATCAAAGTGA
- the dsbB gene encoding disulfide bond formation protein DsbB, producing MWENLKQWSQQRSSWFVLAFSALVLEVVALYFQHGLGLKPCVMCIYERIALWGVFFGGVIGFLAPSSWLLRLLGIGVGLWSAVKGLFLAVQHVDYQLNPAPWNRCDLFVNFPQTLPLDHWLPAMFKATGDCSQVQWQFLGYSMPQWLIVVFAVYIVILSFVLLSQLKRGQATRRRLFK from the coding sequence ATGTGGGAGAATTTGAAACAGTGGTCGCAACAGCGTAGCAGTTGGTTTGTACTGGCATTTTCAGCACTTGTATTAGAAGTGGTAGCACTTTATTTTCAACATGGTTTAGGCTTAAAACCTTGTGTAATGTGTATTTATGAACGAATTGCTTTATGGGGCGTATTTTTTGGCGGAGTAATAGGCTTTCTCGCACCTTCATCGTGGTTATTACGTCTATTGGGCATTGGAGTTGGATTGTGGAGTGCAGTAAAAGGATTATTTTTAGCGGTACAACACGTCGATTATCAATTAAATCCTGCTCCTTGGAATCGTTGTGATCTTTTTGTTAATTTTCCACAAACACTCCCATTAGATCATTGGTTGCCAGCAATGTTTAAAGCTACGGGAGATTGTAGTCAAGTTCAATGGCAATTTTTAGGTTATTCAATGCCTCAATGGTTAATTGTTGTTTTTGCTGTGTATATTGTTATTTTGAGTTTTGTGTTATTAAGTCAGCTTAAACGAGGGCAAGCAACAAGACGGCGTTTGTTTAAGTAA
- the folB gene encoding dihydroneopterin aldolase, protein MYDIIFIEGLTVFAQIGVYDWEQQIKQKLIFDLKMAWDNQQASQTDNVQYCLNYAEVSEFILNYVENRAFLLIERVAHEVAEALQQQFNIPWIQIKLSKPTAVPQANNVGIIVEKGSLKSSL, encoded by the coding sequence ATGTATGATATTATCTTTATTGAAGGATTAACTGTTTTTGCCCAAATTGGGGTTTATGATTGGGAGCAACAAATCAAGCAAAAACTTATCTTTGATCTCAAAATGGCTTGGGATAACCAACAAGCAAGTCAAACAGATAATGTTCAATACTGTTTAAACTATGCTGAAGTAAGCGAATTTATCCTTAATTATGTTGAAAATCGTGCCTTTTTACTGATAGAAAGGGTTGCACATGAAGTTGCAGAAGCATTACAACAACAATTTAATATTCCATGGATACAAATTAAATTAAGTAAACCTACCGCTGTTCCTCAAGCCAATAATGTCGGTATTATCGTTGAAAAAGGTTCATTAAAATCATCACTTTGA